In Emys orbicularis isolate rEmyOrb1 chromosome 12, rEmyOrb1.hap1, whole genome shotgun sequence, one genomic interval encodes:
- the LOC135886916 gene encoding tripartite motif-containing protein 54-like, which yields MEYNSYRRDHPIDSLERQLICPICLEMFTKPVVILPCQHNLCRKCANDIFQVSNPSCSLLLLGRSRGTTLGSAGRFRCPSCRHEVVLDRHGVYGLQRNLLVENIIDIYKQESARPLLKTEHPSCEEHEEEKINIYCMTCGVPTCSLCKVFGEHKECEVAPLSDIYMKQKSALTDGIGALVATNDRIQAFIDNLQGTCRNIEDNGKAQKQALCEKFDRMYAILEERRKIMLQRITYEQEEKTQHLKSLTRSYSEHTESSSKLVDAALQSMEELQMAVFVQNSKVLIQKISEVTQSCEVEALESGYDNMEHYAVDFNAEERVLYQLDFIKVDESEEGAEEGEEDPVWGEAEGAAAESVAEGQVANREGREETLNVPEDGKEEEAEGKALMLTEAESETAGEADAVAKLPGSSQAAESDVPAGKEGAEREPGTAQQVMASGLS from the exons ATGGAATACAACTCCTATCGGAGGGATCACCCCATCGACAGCCTGGAGAGGCAGCTCATCTGCCCTATTTGCTTGGAGATGTTCACCAAACCTGTGGTAATCCTGCCTTGTCAGCACAACCTGTGCCGGAAATGTGCAAATGACATATTTCAGGTGAGTAATCCCAGTTGCAGCCTTCTGCTCCTAGGGaga TCTCGTGGGACAACCTTGGGCTCCGCAGGCCGCTTTCGCTGCCCATCCTGTCGCCATGAAGTGGTGCTGGACAGGCACGGTGTCTATGGCCTGCAGAGGAATCTACTAGTGGAGAACATCATTGATATTTACAAACAGGAGTCAGCAAG ACCTCTGTTAAAGACAGAACACCCAAGCTGCGAAGAGCATGAGGAAGAAAAGATCAACATCTACTGCATGACGTGTGGGGTGCCCACCTGCTCCCTCTGCAAGGTCTTCGGGGAGCACAAGGAGTGTGAAGTAGCTCCCCTGTCGGACATCTACATGAAACAGAAG tcTGCGCTGACAGATGGGATTGGAGCCCTTGTGGCCACCAATGACAGAATCCAGGCCTTCATCGATAACTTGCAAGGCACATGCAGGAACATCGAG GACAACGGCAAGGCCCAGAAGCAGGCTCTGTGTGAGAAGTTTGACCGCATGTATGCCAtcttggaggagaggaggaagatcaTGCTGCAGAGGATCACCTATGAACAGGAGGAGAAGACCCAGCACCTGAAGTCCCTCACCAGGTCGTACAGTGAACACACCGAGTCATCCTCCAAGCTGGTGGATGCAGCGTTGCAGTCCATGGAGGAGCTGCAGATGGCCGTCTTTGTGCAG AATTCCAAAGTTCTCATACAGAA AATTTCCGAGGTGACCCAGAGCTGTGAAGTGGAGGCGCTGGAGTCTGGTTATGACAATATGGAGCACTATGCTGTGGATTTCAATGCCGAGGAGCGGGTGCTGTATCAGTTGGACTTCATTAAAG TTGATGAGTCCGAAGAAGGGGcagaggaaggagaggaagacccggtgtggggggaggctgaaggtgcAGCAGCAGAGTCCGTGGCAGAAGGGCAAGTGGCCAACAGAGAGGGCAGAGAGGAGACCCTGAACGTCCCTGAGGACGGAAAGGAAGAGGAGGCCGAAGGAAAAGCCCTGATGTTAACGGAGGCTGAGAGTGAAACTGCTGGGGAAGCTGATGCCGTGGCTAAACTACCAGGTTCATCTCAAGCTGCAGAGTCGGATGTCCCAGCTGGCAAAGAGGGAGCTGAGAGAGAGCCGGGCACTGCCCAGCAGGTAATGGCTTCAGGACTCTCCTGA